A window from Cryptomeria japonica chromosome 1, Sugi_1.0, whole genome shotgun sequence encodes these proteins:
- the LOC131026899 gene encoding zinc finger protein GIS2, whose translation MSMDGESPPRGGSRRIRSGVVSDRSYYRDAPYRRDFRRPSRIADDYCKNCKRPGHFARDCPNVPVCNNCGLPGHIAAECSTKSLCWNCREPGHVASQCTNDPICHTCGKVGHLSRDCTAPPVPPGDMRLCNNCYKQGHIAVDCTNEKACNNCRKTGHLARDCPNSPVCNICNISGHVARQCPKGGMLDERGPPRGPPRFNDIICRSCNQPGHISRDCTDIIICHNCGGRGHLAYECPSGRMIPRDMRRR comes from the exons ATGAGCATGGATGGAGAGAGTCCGCCCAGAGGAGGAAGCCGTCGGATCCGTAGCGGCGTCGTTAGCGATCGCTCATATTATCGCGATGCGCCGTATCGGAGAGACTTCCGCCGACCTTCCAG GATAGCGGATGACTACTGCAAGAATTGCAAGCGCCCAGGGCATTTTGCCCGAGATTGCCCAAATGTTCCAGTTTGCAATAATTGTGGACTTCCAGG GCACATTGCAGCCGAGTGCAGTACAAAGTCTCTCTGTTGGAACTGTAGAGAGCCTGGTCATGTTGCAAGTCAATGCACTAATGATCCAATATGCCACACTTGTGGTAAAGTTGGCCACCTCTCTCGAGATTGTACAGCACCACCTGTCCCACCTGGAGATATGAGGCTCTGCAACAATTGTTATAAGCAAGGGCATATAGCTGTGGATTGTACCAATGAGAAGGCATGCAATAATTGTCGCAAAACTGGCCATCTGGCTCGTGACTGTCCTAATAGTCCTGTTTGTAATATCTGCAACATTTCTGGTCATGTTGCTAGACAGTGTCCAAAGGGGGGCATGCTTGATGAAAGAGGTCCTCCAAGAGGTCCACCAAGATTCAATGACATCATTTGCAGGTCATGTAACCAGCCAGGACATATCAGTAGGGACTGTACAGACATTATCATTTGTCATAACTGTGGTGGTCGTGGGCACTTGGCATATGAATGTCCTTCTGGTCGGATGATACCTCGTGACATGCGCAGGCGTTGA